In Caproicibacterium amylolyticum, a genomic segment contains:
- a CDS encoding UTP--glucose-1-phosphate uridylyltransferase translates to MKITKAVIPAAGLGTRVLPATKSMPKEMLPIVDKPAIQYIVEEAVRAGITDILIVTNRGKGLIEDHFDRVPELEAKLEKGGAEKEPILKEVAGIAHLANFYFVRQKETLGLGHAISRARSFVGNEPFAVLYGDDVIIGEDPACGQLIRAYEEFGKGVLGVKKVSPADIGKYSSLKVEPLHDNYFKCTDMVEKPAPDKVLSLYSILGRCVLPPEIFDIIDQTAPGAGGEIQLTDAMCTLARSKGMVAVDYTGKRYDMGNKLGILKAQVEVGLQHPELGEDFRAYLKDLSKSL, encoded by the coding sequence ATGAAAATTACAAAAGCAGTTATTCCTGCTGCCGGACTTGGCACACGTGTACTGCCCGCCACGAAAAGCATGCCGAAAGAGATGCTGCCGATTGTGGACAAGCCTGCCATTCAGTATATTGTTGAAGAAGCAGTCCGTGCCGGTATTACAGACATTCTAATTGTTACAAACCGCGGCAAAGGCCTGATTGAGGACCATTTTGACCGTGTACCGGAACTGGAAGCAAAACTGGAAAAAGGCGGTGCAGAAAAAGAGCCTATTCTTAAAGAAGTTGCAGGCATTGCGCACCTTGCTAACTTTTACTTTGTGCGTCAGAAAGAAACACTTGGCCTTGGGCACGCCATCAGCCGCGCACGCTCCTTTGTTGGGAATGAACCATTTGCGGTTTTATACGGTGATGATGTTATCATCGGTGAGGACCCGGCCTGCGGTCAGCTGATTCGCGCTTATGAAGAATTCGGCAAAGGCGTTCTTGGCGTAAAGAAAGTTTCCCCTGCCGACATCGGCAAGTATTCTTCCCTGAAGGTAGAACCATTGCATGACAATTATTTTAAATGTACAGACATGGTGGAAAAGCCAGCCCCAGACAAAGTACTCAGCCTGTATTCCATTCTCGGCCGCTGCGTGCTGCCGCCGGAGATTTTCGACATCATTGATCAAACTGCGCCTGGCGCCGGCGGTGAAATTCAGCTGACAGACGCCATGTGCACGCTGGCACGTTCCAAAGGCATGGTAGCAGTAGACTACACCGGAAAACGTTATGATATGGGCAATAAGCTCGGCATTTTGAAGGCACAAGTAGAAGTTGGCCTGCAGCATCCTGAACTTGGTGAAGATTTTCGCGCATATTTAAAAGATCTGTCAAAAAGCCTCTAA
- a CDS encoding RING finger protein, with the protein MTDFTGVNCPVCNKPFQPGDDIVVCPECGAPYHRGCYKEVGHCIFEDKHGTADSWQPPKVHTENQSDSVRCPRCGHDNAPGALFCEHCGASISKNDDGEYTQQYAPFGQNGSQQPNGGSVPPFGAAGQQPNGWPYGQVPFVFDPMAGIDPEETIDGEKAGELCKVIQSNTTYYLPVFMNHEKFHKHRFNFAAFLLGGGWLLYRKMYPIGAVVSAVVLVLEVLTQFFTVQYSSPILLQAMNQLGISSTASVNLQQLYQIAGHISSLPVSQQFLFLLPNVLPLIILIIHVVIGFTANAKYQKHCIKIVQSIHSETLSDSDTLIRYQERGGVNTILLVVVLVCYLIACNSIYLMI; encoded by the coding sequence ATGACCGATTTTACCGGAGTAAATTGTCCTGTATGCAATAAGCCTTTTCAACCTGGCGATGATATTGTTGTCTGCCCGGAATGCGGTGCGCCCTATCATCGGGGATGCTACAAAGAAGTGGGGCACTGCATATTTGAAGACAAGCACGGTACGGCAGATTCCTGGCAGCCTCCCAAAGTACACACTGAAAATCAGTCTGATTCTGTGCGCTGCCCCAGATGCGGGCACGACAATGCCCCCGGTGCACTCTTCTGCGAACACTGCGGTGCATCCATTTCGAAAAATGATGATGGTGAATATACCCAACAGTACGCTCCTTTTGGGCAGAACGGGTCACAGCAGCCAAATGGCGGTTCTGTCCCTCCTTTCGGTGCAGCAGGTCAACAGCCAAACGGCTGGCCCTACGGACAGGTTCCCTTCGTATTTGACCCTATGGCAGGCATTGACCCGGAAGAAACCATTGACGGTGAAAAAGCTGGTGAACTGTGCAAGGTAATTCAAAGCAACACCACTTATTATCTGCCGGTATTCATGAATCATGAAAAATTTCATAAGCATCGCTTTAATTTTGCTGCCTTTCTTTTGGGCGGTGGGTGGCTTTTGTACCGCAAAATGTACCCCATCGGTGCGGTGGTATCAGCAGTTGTACTTGTTCTGGAGGTACTTACCCAGTTCTTTACGGTGCAGTACTCCAGTCCGATTCTGCTGCAGGCAATGAATCAGTTGGGCATTTCCAGCACTGCTTCCGTTAACTTACAGCAGCTGTATCAAATTGCCGGCCACATTTCTTCACTGCCGGTTTCTCAGCAGTTTCTATTCCTTCTGCCGAATGTGCTACCGCTGATTATTTTAATTATTCATGTTGTAATCGGCTTCACTGCAAACGCAAAGTATCAGAAGCACTGCATAAAAATCGTGCAGAGTATCCATTCAGAAACGCTCAGCGACAGCGACACGCTGATTCGCTACCAGGAGCGCGGCGGCGTTAATACCATTTTGCTGGTTGTGGTGCTTGTCTGCTACCTGATTGCCTGCAATTCGATTTATTTAATGATTTAA
- the prfB gene encoding peptide chain release factor 2, whose product MLQFEELKQSLQEMLPGLNDLEDALGLKAMRNEIEELDMKASEPGFWDNMERSQKILQRSAHLKAKIESYEKLRSLWEDAEALCELADEEGDLSLLPEAEGEVKKFEAGLERQRLQTLLTGEYDAKNAILTFHAGAGGTEAQDWAEMLYRMYNRWGERHDYSVKLLDYLDGEEAGLKSASILIEGENAYGFLKGENGVHRLVRVSPFDASGRRHTSFASIEVMPEIDDTVEVEIDPADIKMDVYRASGAGGQKVNKTSSAVRLTHIPTGIVVACQVERSQYQNRDVAMRMLKSKLLEIKEREHLEKIEDIKGVQKEIAWGSQIRSYVFMPYTMVKDHRTGFETGNVDGVMDGDLDGFINAYLKALNQNTLGNYADED is encoded by the coding sequence ATGCTGCAATTTGAAGAACTGAAACAATCGCTTCAGGAAATGCTGCCCGGCTTAAATGACCTTGAGGATGCACTTGGCCTGAAAGCAATGCGCAATGAGATTGAAGAGTTGGACATGAAAGCAAGTGAGCCCGGCTTTTGGGATAATATGGAGAGGTCTCAGAAAATTTTGCAGCGCTCTGCACATTTGAAAGCGAAAATTGAGTCTTACGAAAAACTGCGCAGCCTTTGGGAAGATGCCGAAGCACTGTGTGAGCTTGCGGATGAAGAAGGCGACCTTTCCCTGCTGCCGGAAGCAGAAGGGGAAGTGAAGAAATTTGAGGCGGGCTTGGAACGTCAGCGCCTGCAGACACTGCTGACTGGCGAGTACGACGCAAAAAATGCAATTCTGACTTTTCACGCCGGTGCAGGCGGAACCGAAGCGCAGGACTGGGCAGAAATGCTTTACCGCATGTACAACCGCTGGGGTGAGCGTCACGACTATTCTGTAAAACTGCTGGATTATCTTGACGGTGAAGAAGCGGGCCTAAAAAGTGCTAGCATTCTGATTGAGGGCGAAAACGCTTATGGCTTCCTGAAAGGGGAGAATGGTGTACACCGTCTGGTGCGTGTTTCTCCGTTTGATGCTTCCGGCCGCCGCCATACCTCTTTTGCTTCCATTGAAGTTATGCCGGAAATCGATGATACAGTTGAAGTGGAAATTGACCCTGCAGATATCAAAATGGACGTTTACCGTGCAAGCGGTGCAGGTGGCCAGAAGGTTAACAAAACTAGTTCCGCAGTACGTTTAACACATATTCCAACCGGCATTGTAGTTGCATGCCAGGTGGAACGCAGCCAGTACCAGAACCGTGACGTTGCCATGCGGATGCTGAAGAGCAAGCTGCTGGAAATCAAAGAGCGCGAGCATTTGGAAAAAATTGAGGATATTAAGGGCGTGCAAAAAGAGATTGCCTGGGGTTCACAGATTCGCTCTTATGTCTTTATGCCATATACCATGGTAAAAGACCATCGCACTGGCTTTGAGACCGGCAATGTTGACGGTGTAATGGACGGCGATCTGGATGGCTTTATCAATGCTTACCTGAAAGCGTTGAATCAGAACACACTTGGCAATTATGCGGATGAGGACTAA
- a CDS encoding ATP-binding protein: MGYDRSVYDAVYALLNNRRLEAEQAAQRRRADFFRVEPRGLEIEHELSRAGSAAAKAVIRGGDVRKNLEQLHSHSHALQEELKALLAKQSMSPDDLEPHYVCPLCHDCGSLDGHMCSCMKALLKEEALRRLNTDTPLTLCSFEAFDLSYYPDVADKNGHTVRQLMERNFLYCRKYAENFDTHTTENLLMVGKTGLGKTHLSLAIASRVIDRGYGVIYGSAQNLLEKIQDEHFGHSDGNTMHSLLECDLLILDDLGTEFRSNFTVSAIYNIINSRQLTGKPIIISTNLSMQEMLDYYTERFSSRIIGSYTRVPFYGNDVRQLKRGQH; the protein is encoded by the coding sequence ATGGGTTACGACCGTTCTGTTTATGATGCCGTTTACGCACTGCTCAACAACCGCCGTTTGGAAGCGGAACAGGCTGCTCAGCGCCGCCGCGCCGATTTCTTTCGTGTGGAACCGCGCGGGTTAGAAATCGAACATGAACTCAGTCGTGCTGGCTCGGCTGCTGCCAAAGCAGTTATACGCGGCGGTGATGTACGAAAAAATTTGGAGCAGCTCCACAGCCACAGTCATGCTCTGCAGGAGGAACTCAAAGCACTCTTAGCAAAGCAGAGCATGTCCCCTGACGATTTGGAACCGCACTATGTGTGTCCGCTGTGTCATGACTGTGGCAGCCTAGATGGACATATGTGCAGCTGTATGAAAGCATTGCTGAAAGAAGAAGCCTTGCGCCGTCTAAACACAGACACTCCCCTGACACTTTGCAGTTTTGAAGCATTTGACCTCTCCTATTATCCAGATGTAGCAGATAAAAACGGTCATACTGTGCGTCAGCTGATGGAGCGCAACTTCCTTTACTGCAGAAAATACGCTGAAAACTTTGATACACACACCACAGAAAATCTTTTAATGGTTGGCAAAACCGGTCTTGGAAAAACGCATCTTTCCCTCGCCATTGCCAGTCGGGTCATAGACCGTGGCTACGGTGTGATCTATGGCTCCGCACAAAATCTGCTTGAAAAAATTCAGGATGAACACTTTGGACACAGTGATGGTAACACCATGCACAGTCTGTTGGAATGTGACTTACTGATTCTGGATGACCTTGGAACAGAATTCCGCAGTAATTTCACAGTTTCCGCAATTTACAACATCATTAATTCCCGGCAGCTTACCGGCAAGCCGATTATCATTAGCACCAATCTGTCCATGCAGGAAATGCTGGATTATTACACAGAACGTTTTTCCTCCCGTATTATCGGCAGCTACACGCGTGTGCCGTTTTACGGAAATGACGTTCGCCAGCTCAAGCGCGGACAACATTAA
- a CDS encoding DnaD domain protein yields MQYQSDNGIWNSVFAVPTAVVDYHLKLAGSVQLKALLWVLRQQGTAFTDNDLSQALGVNSADARDALSYWQETGVLQLGCADNATVSASAVPDPAVHTVSTAAANSPTPAAEPIRPVQHAPLPRTERPDPAFTARRMEEDSTVCCMMQDAEQILCRPLSPSDLSTLLLIHDSYGLPADVILMLVQYAASSGKGNMRYIEKVALNWADEGITTHMQAEEKLQQLTDMGRAWHTVQRAAGLPERAPTEREKGYAACWVLQWKFSPAMLKLAYDRCVDATGVFKANYMNKILERWHREGISTSEQAQAETKQRREARKEANQPSFDLEAYERDSLFDTIGGNH; encoded by the coding sequence ATGCAGTATCAGTCAGACAACGGAATATGGAACAGCGTTTTTGCAGTACCCACGGCAGTGGTGGATTACCACTTGAAACTGGCCGGAAGTGTTCAACTGAAAGCACTGCTTTGGGTTCTGCGTCAGCAAGGAACTGCTTTTACGGATAATGACCTGTCCCAAGCACTCGGTGTCAACTCTGCTGATGCACGCGATGCGCTCTCCTACTGGCAGGAAACCGGTGTCCTGCAGCTCGGTTGTGCAGACAACGCCACTGTATCTGCATCTGCTGTGCCTGACCCCGCCGTCCATACGGTCAGCACAGCGGCAGCAAATTCGCCCACACCTGCCGCGGAACCTATAAGACCTGTCCAACACGCTCCGCTTCCCCGCACAGAACGGCCAGATCCTGCCTTTACCGCTCGGCGTATGGAGGAAGACAGTACGGTTTGCTGTATGATGCAGGACGCCGAACAAATTTTGTGCCGGCCGCTGTCCCCTTCCGATTTAAGCACACTGCTGCTGATTCACGACAGTTACGGACTGCCGGCGGATGTAATTCTTATGCTGGTACAGTACGCTGCAAGCAGTGGAAAAGGCAATATGCGCTACATAGAAAAAGTTGCACTGAACTGGGCTGACGAAGGAATCACAACACACATGCAGGCTGAAGAAAAGCTGCAGCAGTTAACTGATATGGGACGTGCGTGGCACACTGTACAGCGAGCCGCCGGTCTGCCGGAACGTGCACCTACGGAACGGGAAAAGGGCTATGCTGCCTGCTGGGTTTTGCAGTGGAAATTTTCCCCTGCCATGCTCAAACTTGCATACGATCGCTGTGTGGATGCAACCGGAGTTTTTAAGGCAAACTATATGAACAAAATACTGGAACGCTGGCATCGTGAGGGAATTTCGACATCCGAACAAGCACAGGCCGAAACAAAACAGCGGCGGGAAGCCCGCAAAGAGGCAAACCAGCCCTCATTTGATTTGGAAGCCTATGAGCGCGACAGCTTGTTTGATACCATTGGAGGAAACCATTGA
- a CDS encoding cation:proton antiporter translates to MENYQFLLDLALILLSTKLLGLLTRRFNMPQVVGALLAGLILGPAMIGILQETDFTAKLSEVGVITLMFTAGLETDMQEMKKAGKTCFIIALIGVIVPLIGGFALASVFNTQPNDAKCSLFLQNVFIGVVLTATSVSITVETLKELGKLNTRAGNAILGAAVIDDILGIICLTLITSMADSSINIGTTLVKIVLFFILAIGVGVIFNKLFEKYQEYYNKDMRRFVIIGFVFCLLLSYCAEKFFGVADITGAYLAGMIISNTQRSKYISNRFETLNYAFLSPVFFASVGLKVTLPSMTANIIIFALLLTVVAILSKIVGCGLGAKLCGLSNKESVQVGMGMISRGEVALIVASKGSSLGLMSSALFGPVVIVVIVTTIVAPIVLKISFKDKAGKNTPKQQPAAQ, encoded by the coding sequence ATGGAAAACTATCAATTTTTGTTGGACTTGGCGCTGATTTTGCTGTCAACCAAGCTGCTGGGACTGCTGACGCGCAGATTCAATATGCCGCAGGTGGTGGGTGCCTTGCTTGCGGGTCTGATTCTCGGACCGGCAATGATTGGCATATTACAGGAAACCGATTTTACTGCCAAATTAAGTGAGGTCGGTGTTATTACGCTGATGTTTACCGCTGGCTTGGAAACAGATATGCAGGAAATGAAAAAAGCCGGGAAAACCTGCTTCATTATTGCTCTGATTGGTGTCATTGTACCGCTTATCGGCGGCTTTGCACTGGCCAGCGTCTTTAATACACAGCCTAATGACGCAAAGTGCTCACTTTTCCTGCAAAATGTATTTATCGGCGTTGTTCTGACGGCTACCAGTGTCAGCATCACAGTCGAAACACTGAAAGAACTCGGCAAGCTGAACACGCGTGCCGGCAATGCAATCCTCGGTGCCGCAGTCATCGATGATATCCTCGGCATTATTTGCCTGACGCTGATTACTTCTATGGCAGACTCCAGCATCAATATCGGTACTACTTTGGTCAAAATTGTTTTGTTCTTTATTTTGGCAATCGGTGTTGGTGTTATCTTTAATAAGCTGTTTGAGAAATATCAGGAATACTACAACAAAGATATGCGCCGTTTTGTAATTATCGGCTTTGTGTTCTGCCTGCTGCTTTCCTACTGTGCGGAGAAGTTCTTCGGCGTTGCTGACATTACCGGCGCATACCTTGCCGGTATGATTATCAGCAACACACAGCGCAGCAAATACATTTCCAATCGGTTTGAAACACTGAATTATGCATTCCTTTCACCGGTGTTCTTTGCCAGTGTTGGTTTGAAAGTAACGCTGCCCAGTATGACAGCAAATATCATTATTTTTGCATTACTGCTGACGGTGGTTGCGATTCTTTCAAAAATTGTCGGATGCGGTTTGGGCGCGAAGCTGTGCGGACTCAGCAATAAAGAATCCGTTCAGGTTGGTATGGGTATGATTTCCCGTGGTGAAGTTGCGCTGATTGTTGCTTCCAAGGGTTCATCGCTTGGGCTGATGAGCAGCGCTCTCTTTGGACCGGTGGTTATTGTTGTGATTGTCACCACGATCGTTGCACCGATTGTGCTCAAAATTTCATTTAAAGACAAGGCAGGAAAGAACACACCAAAACAGCAGCCGGCAGCACAGTAA
- the typA gene encoding translational GTPase TypA has protein sequence MDTRNELRNVAIIAHVDHGKTTLVDQLLRQSGVFRSNEEVEERVMDSNDLEKERGITILSKNTAVMYNGVKINIVDTPGHADFGGEVERILMMVDGVLLLVDAFEGCMPQTRFVLKKALGLGKRPVVVVNKIDRPGARPAEVVDEVLDLFIELGANEDQLDFPVVYASGRDGYATNDPADEGKDMTPLFEAILKYIPAPKGDLNGPAQVLFSNIDYDDYVGRIGIGRVERGQIHVNDMMTLCHRDGTTHNERVTKLYQFEGLKRVEVESAKLGDLVAVSGMPDLNIGETACDPEHVEPLPFVKIDEPTVSMMFMVNNSPFAGREGKFVTSRNLRDRLMKEVETNVALRVEETDSPDTFKVSGRGELHLSILIEEMRRQGYEFQVSSPVVIYKEIDGKRCEPIELLMIEVPDSYVGAVMEKLGSRKAEIVNMGTRDTGMTHLEFRIPARGLMGYRQEFLTDTNGNGIMNNLFDSYEPYKGDLTVRNTGSLVAFETGESTGYGLWYAQDRGRLFIGTGTEVYEGMVIGVSPKSDDIAVNVCKKKHVTNTRAAGSDEALKLTPPSIPSLEQCMEFIKEDELLEVTPKSLRMRKKVLNKEQRMKQMNKKK, from the coding sequence ATGGATACTAGAAATGAATTACGCAACGTTGCAATTATTGCCCACGTTGACCACGGCAAAACGACGCTGGTGGACCAGCTGCTGCGGCAGAGCGGCGTTTTCCGCAGCAACGAAGAGGTTGAGGAACGCGTAATGGATTCCAATGACTTGGAAAAGGAACGCGGCATCACCATCCTCTCCAAGAATACTGCGGTTATGTACAATGGTGTAAAAATCAATATTGTTGATACTCCCGGCCATGCGGATTTCGGCGGTGAAGTGGAACGTATTCTGATGATGGTGGATGGCGTTCTGCTTTTGGTCGATGCATTTGAAGGCTGTATGCCGCAGACACGCTTTGTACTGAAAAAGGCTTTGGGCCTTGGCAAGCGTCCGGTAGTTGTTGTTAATAAGATTGACCGCCCCGGTGCTCGTCCGGCAGAAGTTGTGGATGAAGTGCTGGATTTGTTCATTGAACTCGGCGCAAACGAAGACCAGTTAGATTTCCCTGTCGTCTATGCTTCCGGCCGTGATGGCTATGCAACAAACGACCCTGCTGACGAGGGAAAGGACATGACTCCGCTGTTTGAAGCCATCCTGAAGTACATCCCCGCACCAAAGGGTGATTTGAATGGCCCTGCACAAGTTTTGTTCAGCAACATAGACTATGATGACTATGTTGGCCGCATCGGCATTGGCCGTGTGGAACGCGGACAGATTCATGTAAATGATATGATGACACTTTGCCACCGTGACGGAACCACACACAACGAACGTGTTACCAAGCTTTATCAGTTTGAAGGACTCAAGCGTGTAGAGGTGGAAAGCGCAAAGTTGGGCGATTTGGTCGCTGTTTCCGGTATGCCTGACCTGAATATCGGCGAAACTGCATGTGACCCTGAGCATGTGGAGCCGCTGCCGTTTGTTAAGATTGATGAACCGACTGTTTCCATGATGTTCATGGTAAACAACAGTCCTTTCGCCGGCCGAGAGGGTAAGTTTGTTACTTCCCGTAATCTGCGTGACCGCTTGATGAAAGAAGTGGAAACCAACGTTGCTTTGCGCGTTGAAGAAACAGATTCACCGGATACTTTTAAAGTTTCCGGACGTGGTGAGCTGCATCTGTCCATCCTGATTGAGGAAATGCGCCGTCAGGGTTACGAATTTCAGGTTTCCAGTCCGGTCGTTATTTACAAGGAAATAGACGGAAAACGCTGCGAGCCGATTGAACTGCTGATGATTGAAGTGCCGGACAGCTATGTTGGTGCAGTTATGGAAAAGCTTGGTTCCCGTAAGGCTGAAATTGTCAATATGGGTACCCGTGACACCGGCATGACCCATCTGGAATTCCGTATTCCGGCACGTGGCTTAATGGGTTACCGCCAGGAGTTCTTGACGGATACGAATGGCAACGGTATTATGAACAATCTCTTTGATTCCTATGAACCGTACAAGGGCGACCTTACTGTACGCAACACCGGCAGCCTTGTTGCTTTTGAAACCGGCGAATCCACTGGTTACGGTTTGTGGTATGCGCAGGATCGCGGCCGTCTGTTTATTGGAACTGGCACAGAAGTGTACGAAGGCATGGTTATTGGCGTCAGCCCCAAGAGCGACGATATTGCAGTGAATGTCTGCAAGAAAAAGCATGTTACCAACACGCGTGCAGCTGGTTCCGATGAAGCATTGAAACTGACTCCGCCCAGTATTCCCAGCTTGGAACAGTGCATGGAATTTATTAAAGAAGATGAACTGCTGGAAGTTACCCCGAAATCCCTGCGTATGCGCAAAAAGGTCCTGAATAAGGAACAGCGCATGAAGCAAATGAACAAAAAGAAATAA
- a CDS encoding 3'-5' exonuclease produces the protein MKPIVILDLEWNGTYSKRLKGFINEIIEFGAVKVDDNLQLADTFSLLVRPQVGKKISGKIATLTNITDEELESGRQFMQVVSRFRKWAGDCILMTWGTSDILTLIENCRYFSGSDRIPFLTDYVDLQAYCEKCMVYDKGKQVGLSTAAQLLGIDEESFDHHRALDDSLLSLKCLQKLYSSEELQNFVQDATVQEFYDRMEFRTVILCDLENPLLQDADMSFVCPVCGASAQKTSEWFLHNKSFRAAFRCSACGKKFYGRVQFKLKYEGLSVRKTAHLAEEKPEAENLEQESSRSV, from the coding sequence ATGAAACCAATCGTTATCTTGGATTTGGAGTGGAATGGGACTTACAGTAAACGACTGAAAGGCTTCATAAATGAGATTATTGAGTTTGGTGCAGTAAAAGTAGACGATAATCTGCAACTTGCCGATACATTTTCTCTGTTGGTGCGCCCACAGGTCGGGAAAAAAATCAGCGGTAAAATTGCTACACTGACAAATATTACAGACGAGGAACTGGAAAGCGGCAGGCAGTTTATGCAGGTCGTCAGCCGCTTTCGGAAGTGGGCAGGGGACTGTATCCTGATGACATGGGGTACGTCGGATATCCTGACACTGATTGAGAACTGCCGGTATTTCAGCGGGTCGGATCGTATCCCGTTTTTAACCGACTATGTGGATTTGCAGGCGTACTGTGAAAAATGCATGGTGTATGACAAAGGCAAGCAGGTCGGCCTTTCCACTGCGGCCCAGCTGCTGGGGATTGACGAAGAATCATTTGACCACCACCGTGCACTGGATGACAGTTTGCTTTCCCTGAAATGTCTGCAAAAGCTGTATTCGTCAGAAGAACTGCAGAACTTTGTGCAGGATGCGACCGTGCAGGAATTTTATGACCGCATGGAATTTCGCACGGTGATTCTGTGTGATTTGGAAAATCCGCTGCTGCAGGATGCAGATATGTCATTTGTCTGTCCTGTCTGTGGTGCATCGGCGCAAAAGACGAGTGAGTGGTTTTTACACAACAAGAGTTTTCGTGCGGCGTTTCGCTGCTCGGCCTGTGGGAAAAAGTTCTATGGTCGTGTGCAATTTAAACTGAAGTACGAGGGCTTATCTGTTCGAAAAACTGCGCATTTAGCGGAAGAAAAACCGGAAGCAGAAAATTTAGAACAGGAGTCTTCCCGTTCCGTATAG
- the pgeF gene encoding peptidoglycan editing factor PgeF yields MQQTANMLYYEKNEVPFLRLRSFEEQKWLNHAFATRLGGVSTGIYASMNLGFGRGDKDKYVLENYRRFCSAAGFSIKDLVATAQTHKTNILRVGVENRGAGILTLKPWHDIDGLITNEADVSLCVYGADCVPLLFADPIHHAIGVAHAGWRGTVAGIAAVTVTAMEREFGTCAADLLVGIGPSIGPCCFEVDEPVVKEFLAVPAFADGTCMKNKGNGKWNIDLWDANTKILQQAGVKKIEKGMLCTRCRPDLLWSHRATGGKRGGMCGILSITEALK; encoded by the coding sequence ATGCAGCAAACTGCCAATATGCTTTATTACGAAAAAAATGAGGTTCCATTTTTGCGGTTGCGTTCTTTTGAAGAACAAAAATGGCTGAACCATGCTTTCGCTACACGCTTGGGCGGGGTCAGTACCGGAATCTACGCTTCCATGAATCTTGGATTCGGACGAGGCGACAAAGATAAATATGTGCTGGAAAACTATCGTCGCTTTTGCAGTGCAGCAGGTTTTTCTATTAAAGATCTGGTTGCCACCGCACAGACTCATAAAACGAATATTTTGCGGGTAGGTGTAGAAAACCGCGGAGCCGGTATTCTCACGCTGAAGCCGTGGCACGATATAGATGGACTGATAACCAATGAAGCAGATGTTTCTCTGTGTGTGTATGGTGCGGATTGTGTGCCGCTGCTTTTTGCAGACCCAATACATCATGCTATTGGTGTGGCACACGCGGGTTGGCGTGGTACTGTTGCCGGAATTGCGGCAGTGACTGTGACTGCCATGGAACGTGAATTTGGAACCTGTGCGGCGGATTTGCTGGTGGGAATCGGTCCATCGATTGGTCCGTGCTGCTTTGAAGTGGATGAACCGGTTGTAAAAGAATTTCTTGCAGTACCGGCATTTGCGGATGGTACTTGCATGAAGAATAAAGGAAATGGTAAGTGGAACATTGACCTTTGGGACGCAAATACAAAAATTCTGCAGCAGGCCGGTGTTAAAAAGATTGAAAAAGGGATGCTTTGTACCCGCTGCCGCCCTGATTTATTGTGGTCGCATCGGGCAACAGGCGGAAAGCGCGGAGGCATGTGCGGTATCCTTTCTATTACGGAGGCACTGAAATGA
- a CDS encoding radical SAM protein, producing the protein MKIKSCKLCPRNCGVTRTPQQGSGFCKMGALPVVARAALHFWEEPCISGKKGSGAVFFTGCSLQCIFCQNYQISTQRSVGKTLTPQQLSDVFFRLIEQGANNINLVSAAHFVPVIVEALSLRPLPVPVVYNSGGYESLETLHMLDGLVQIYLPDYKYQDSELAKRFSGAADYVETAQKAILEMARQTGACQFDENGILQKGTIVRHLLLPGHTKNSIAALDWLAENLPQGVMVSLMGQYIPCGAVSAYPELNRKVTAREYHKVQQHLFDLNLDGFVQELASAKKDYIPAFDLTGVEANR; encoded by the coding sequence ATGAAAATCAAGTCCTGTAAATTGTGTCCGCGAAATTGTGGTGTTACCCGTACACCGCAGCAGGGCAGTGGCTTCTGCAAAATGGGTGCACTGCCGGTTGTTGCGCGGGCAGCACTTCATTTTTGGGAAGAACCCTGCATCAGCGGGAAAAAGGGGAGCGGCGCAGTTTTCTTTACAGGCTGTTCACTGCAGTGCATTTTTTGTCAAAACTATCAAATCAGTACTCAGCGAAGCGTTGGCAAAACACTAACACCGCAGCAGCTGTCCGATGTCTTTTTTCGGCTGATCGAACAAGGTGCAAACAATATTAATCTGGTAAGTGCAGCACATTTTGTTCCGGTTATCGTGGAGGCACTTTCACTGCGTCCGCTGCCGGTTCCGGTCGTTTACAATTCCGGCGGTTATGAATCGCTGGAAACACTGCATATGCTGGATGGCCTTGTACAGATTTACCTGCCGGATTATAAATATCAGGACAGTGAGCTTGCAAAGCGCTTTTCCGGCGCGGCGGATTATGTTGAAACGGCGCAGAAAGCCATACTGGAAATGGCTCGGCAGACAGGTGCCTGCCAATTTGATGAAAATGGGATTCTACAGAAGGGGACTATCGTGCGACATTTGCTGCTGCCCGGACATACAAAGAATTCTATTGCGGCGCTGGATTGGCTGGCTGAAAATCTTCCGCAGGGGGTGATGGTAAGTTTGATGGGACAGTATATACCATGTGGCGCCGTTTCAGCTTACCCGGAACTCAACCGCAAAGTAACGGCCCGCGAATACCATAAGGTACAGCAGCATTTGTTTGACTTGAATTTAGATGGTTTTGTACAGGAACTTGCTTCTGCAAAAAAAGATTACATACCCGCATTCGATTTGACTGGTGTAGAAGCAAATCGATAA